From a region of the uncultured Draconibacterium sp. genome:
- a CDS encoding pyruvate, water dikinase regulatory protein: MSKKSPAPIYVVSGGTGIAGNNLVQALLIQYPENKTPVEIVGRVTSEDEVFDVIMKAKADDGLIAHTMVNPELRQKINELGKEFKVRVIDLMGELANYLDETLDVEPLVHPGLYREINHQYFDRIDSIEFTLSHDDGMSPERLRNAEIILTGVSRAGKTPLSVYLAMYGWKVANVPLVPGVQPPDELFKADPNRVFGLHIGATQLIAHRQKRIASWENHRAESYIDQRAVREEIRKAMFVFDRGGFTVINVSNKPIESTANEILSYMSKRFSYRGRKLESPYHGPEELPPK, from the coding sequence ATGAGCAAAAAATCACCGGCACCAATTTATGTAGTATCAGGCGGAACGGGAATTGCCGGGAATAACCTGGTACAGGCATTATTAATTCAATATCCTGAAAATAAAACACCCGTAGAGATTGTTGGAAGGGTGACAAGCGAGGATGAGGTTTTTGATGTGATTATGAAAGCCAAAGCCGATGATGGATTGATTGCTCATACAATGGTTAACCCTGAATTGCGCCAAAAGATAAACGAACTGGGAAAGGAATTTAAAGTCCGTGTAATTGATTTGATGGGCGAATTGGCAAATTATTTGGATGAGACACTTGATGTGGAGCCGCTGGTGCATCCGGGATTATACCGCGAAATTAATCATCAGTATTTCGATCGCATCGATTCCATTGAATTTACCCTATCGCACGACGATGGTATGAGTCCCGAACGACTGCGCAATGCCGAAATTATTTTAACCGGTGTTTCGCGGGCAGGAAAGACTCCGCTTAGCGTTTACCTGGCAATGTACGGATGGAAGGTGGCAAATGTGCCGCTGGTACCCGGCGTTCAGCCTCCTGATGAACTATTTAAGGCAGACCCAAATCGTGTGTTCGGATTACATATTGGTGCCACTCAGTTAATTGCGCATCGCCAGAAAAGAATCGCGAGTTGGGAAAATCACCGTGCTGAATCATATATCGATCAGCGCGCAGTGCGTGAGGAGATCCGGAAAGCTATGTTTGTTTTCGATCGGGGTGGGTTTACGGTTATCAATGTTTCCAATAAACCGATTGAGAGCACGGCCAACGAAATTCTTTCTTATATGTCGAAACGTTTTTCCTACCGCGGGCGAAAGTTGGAGTCGCCGTATCATGGGCCGGAAGAATTGCCACCGAAATAG
- a CDS encoding TonB-dependent receptor — MNKKILSLSLLLLFLSPFLFAQNEHYDAVIIGHVVSKGQHIPFVNIYLEDTNHGTTTDVTGHYMMVDLPIGEFTIVAKMIGYKESKKQVVLKAGETVEVKFDLEEDVIHMDEVVITGTKTFKRQTESAVIVNVLDAKTIEKVAAQTISESLSFQPGLRMETDCQTCNYTQLRMNGLGGAYSQILINGRSVFSPLTGLYGLEQLPTEMVERIEVVRGGASALYGSSAIGGTVNIITKLPQRNSYEVTSNNSIIGNDALDYNVSATLTALSQKRNAGMSMYAFHRQRDAFDANNDNFSELPEIKNNSFGINSFFQIDEDQKIEANFSSTYEYRYGGEMVDGPAYLAKQSEERTHNVLMGGIDYTYNPTMRTSFVLYSAGQYTQRDHFTGIAPDGGQELQDYNNAPPYGDSKNSTFQFGAQLNHAINDFVGAGTNILTFGTEFIYDDVFDEITAYDYLIDQQTKNFGAFIQSDWSITQKITLLAGVRADKHNFVDKLILNPRISLLLKPDSYTQLRLSWSTGFRAPQAFDADMHIAFAGGGIQTIKLADDLEEERSQSVSASLNWDKPSEKHIIGFTLEGFYTQLKDAFILEEVGTDNAGNSLMEKSNGGNSQVYGATFEARANFDRKLQIEGGLTIQRSEYDAAIQWSEELPGEKKYLRTPETYGYYTLTWTPTDRFSASLSGVYTGTMLVPHYGLAGDAGTIEQDELFDSPSFMENNIKVGYTFELKRIDSSVELFGGVSNMFDNYQDDFDKGKNRDSGYVYGPAKPRSVFFGIKLFN; from the coding sequence ATGAATAAAAAAATACTTTCCCTTAGTCTACTTTTGCTTTTTCTTTCGCCATTTCTTTTTGCGCAGAACGAACATTACGATGCCGTAATCATCGGGCATGTAGTTTCAAAAGGCCAGCACATTCCATTCGTAAATATTTATCTTGAAGATACCAACCACGGAACCACAACCGATGTTACCGGGCACTATATGATGGTTGACCTTCCCATTGGAGAGTTTACCATTGTCGCCAAAATGATTGGTTACAAGGAAAGCAAAAAACAAGTGGTTTTAAAAGCCGGCGAAACCGTTGAAGTTAAGTTCGATCTGGAAGAAGACGTAATTCACATGGACGAAGTGGTAATTACCGGCACAAAAACATTTAAACGGCAAACCGAAAGTGCTGTTATTGTGAATGTACTGGATGCCAAAACCATCGAAAAAGTAGCGGCACAAACCATTTCCGAGTCCTTGAGTTTTCAACCCGGATTGCGCATGGAAACCGACTGCCAAACCTGTAATTACACCCAGTTACGGATGAATGGGTTGGGCGGCGCTTACAGTCAGATATTAATTAATGGTCGTTCTGTTTTTAGTCCGCTTACCGGACTTTACGGACTGGAACAGCTCCCCACCGAAATGGTTGAACGTATTGAAGTGGTTCGAGGAGGAGCCTCTGCGCTTTACGGATCGAGTGCTATTGGCGGCACAGTAAATATCATTACCAAATTGCCACAGCGAAATTCGTATGAGGTTACTTCCAACAATTCAATTATCGGCAACGATGCGCTCGACTATAATGTAAGTGCTACTTTAACCGCTTTATCGCAGAAACGTAACGCTGGAATGTCGATGTATGCTTTTCACCGGCAACGAGATGCTTTTGATGCTAACAACGATAATTTCTCGGAGTTGCCGGAAATAAAGAATAACTCTTTTGGCATTAATTCCTTCTTCCAAATTGATGAAGACCAGAAAATTGAAGCCAATTTCTCGAGCACTTACGAGTACCGTTATGGTGGCGAAATGGTTGACGGGCCGGCATATCTGGCAAAACAATCGGAAGAACGGACACACAATGTTTTAATGGGTGGAATTGATTACACCTACAATCCAACAATGCGCACCAGTTTTGTACTGTATTCTGCCGGACAATACACGCAACGCGACCATTTTACCGGCATTGCACCCGATGGTGGTCAGGAATTACAAGATTATAACAACGCGCCACCTTACGGCGATTCAAAAAACTCAACCTTCCAGTTTGGGGCTCAGTTAAACCACGCTATAAACGATTTTGTAGGCGCCGGAACCAACATACTAACTTTTGGAACCGAGTTTATTTACGATGATGTTTTTGATGAAATTACGGCTTACGATTATTTGATCGATCAGCAAACCAAAAACTTTGGTGCATTTATTCAAAGCGACTGGTCGATTACCCAGAAAATAACGCTGCTTGCCGGAGTGCGTGCCGACAAACATAATTTCGTTGACAAACTGATTTTGAACCCGCGCATTTCGTTGCTTTTAAAACCCGATTCGTACACTCAGTTACGCCTGTCGTGGTCGACCGGATTTCGTGCGCCACAGGCTTTTGATGCCGATATGCACATTGCTTTTGCCGGCGGAGGAATACAAACCATTAAACTGGCCGACGATTTGGAAGAAGAACGTTCGCAAAGTGTAAGTGCATCGCTAAACTGGGATAAACCCAGTGAAAAACACATTATAGGGTTTACGCTGGAAGGATTTTACACCCAGCTAAAAGATGCCTTCATTTTGGAGGAAGTGGGAACGGATAACGCCGGAAATTCTTTGATGGAAAAAAGCAACGGCGGGAATAGCCAGGTTTACGGAGCTACTTTTGAAGCACGTGCCAATTTCGACCGCAAACTACAAATTGAAGGAGGGCTAACTATACAACGTAGTGAATACGACGCTGCAATTCAATGGTCGGAGGAATTACCGGGTGAGAAAAAATATTTACGTACCCCCGAAACTTATGGTTACTATACGCTAACATGGACTCCGACGGATCGATTTAGCGCATCGCTGTCAGGAGTATACACCGGAACAATGCTGGTGCCGCACTACGGTTTAGCCGGCGATGCAGGTACTATCGAGCAGGACGAACTTTTTGATTCGCCGTCGTTTATGGAAAACAACATAAAGGTAGGATACACTTTCGAGTTAAAACGAATCGATTCATCGGTTGAATTGTTTGGCGGAGTAAGTAACATGTTCGATAATTACCAGGATGATTTCGACAAAGGAAAAAACCGCGACAGTGGATATGTTTACGGTCCGGCAAAACCCCGATCGGTTTTCTTTGGCATTAAGTTGTTTAACTAG
- a CDS encoding DUF2147 domain-containing protein, with protein sequence MKKLVILFFLGVYALAGKAQEADQIVGVWWNDEKTSKIEVEKQDGKYIGTIVYMIPEKFENGQPPKDDENPDPALRDRSVVGIQILNGFEYDAKKEEWINGKIYDPKSGKTYDCYSWLESDDVLKLKGFVAGIRMLGRSSEWYRTTL encoded by the coding sequence ATGAAGAAGCTTGTAATTCTTTTTTTCCTTGGAGTTTATGCTTTGGCAGGTAAGGCACAAGAGGCCGATCAAATTGTTGGCGTTTGGTGGAACGATGAAAAAACCAGTAAAATTGAAGTTGAAAAGCAGGATGGAAAGTACATTGGTACCATTGTTTATATGATTCCGGAGAAATTCGAAAACGGACAACCTCCAAAAGACGATGAAAATCCGGATCCGGCATTACGCGACAGATCGGTGGTGGGCATTCAGATATTGAATGGTTTTGAATACGATGCCAAAAAAGAAGAATGGATAAACGGGAAAATTTACGACCCTAAATCGGGAAAAACCTACGATTGCTACAGTTGGCTGGAAAGCGATGATGTGTTAAAACTTAAAGGTTTTGTTGCCGGAATACGTATGTTGGGACGCAGCTCGGAGTGGTATCGAACAACGCTTTAA
- a CDS encoding penicillin acylase family protein produces MNTLKRVLLGVLGFLVLAVVVGFVVLQNIKTSALPDYNEDLKLKGLTHPVSIYRDEHAIPHIYAENETDLNRAVGFVMAQDRLWQMDLLRRVTQGRLSEILGKDQLETDLMMRALRIQEKSEKILATSSPEIVAALEAYSDGINQYIRKYPLPPEFKVLQYKPEMWEPVHCINLIGYMSWDLSMGWGTEYFLHQLRAEVSDEKIAELIPDLKNHKTAIYPEFGEIEIEASKTLLSATENLTELGAEIFNGSNNWAVAGKKSQTGMPLLANDMHLGLFAPGIWYQMHQIVEGKMSVTGLVVPGQPFVICGHNDSIAWGMTNVMVDDLDFYAEKLNEDSTKYWFDGAWHDLRIKKEIIKTKEGEEFEEELKFTHRGPIVNRMKKEKETPLSIRWLGNEMSNEIRTVFLLNRANNWSDFRDAMSTFISVSQNVVYADAKGNIGLQCSAGVPIREGSGIQIYPGDSSKYDWQGMVPFEELPYEFNPGRGYVSSANNKTVPDDYPYYISHWFSMPGRINRIREMLEAKEKLGIEDFKAMQSDWKSKTAEQVTPVFVESLQKQPDLNETEQAAFNKLKSWDYNLTRESQAASIFEVLYRKSMENLVKDELSPELFEGMLGQKMLLENLMINLLAEGESQWTDNVMTDKTETFDDIIAQSFKETVADLTNKFGTEVEQWTWGSIHTFTLKHPLGVVSFLDKALKLNRGPFEVPGSFHTVCPYSYSYKNLYKTLHGASHRHIFSTANWDDSKTVIPTGTSGIPASDFYLDQTEKYLDNDYHPDLFTKQNVESKARFEMQLNPE; encoded by the coding sequence ATGAATACCTTAAAACGTGTATTGTTAGGAGTGCTTGGTTTCCTTGTTCTTGCTGTAGTTGTTGGCTTTGTGGTGCTGCAGAATATTAAAACTTCGGCATTGCCCGATTATAATGAAGACCTGAAACTGAAAGGCCTCACTCATCCGGTTTCCATATATCGTGATGAGCATGCCATCCCGCATATTTACGCCGAAAACGAAACTGATTTGAACCGTGCTGTGGGTTTTGTTATGGCACAGGACCGGCTGTGGCAAATGGATTTACTGCGTAGGGTAACACAAGGTCGTTTATCTGAAATTTTAGGAAAAGATCAGCTGGAAACCGACCTGATGATGCGCGCTCTTCGTATTCAGGAAAAATCGGAAAAGATACTGGCAACTTCATCGCCTGAAATCGTTGCTGCACTTGAAGCGTATTCTGATGGTATAAATCAATACATCAGAAAATATCCGCTGCCACCCGAGTTTAAAGTGTTGCAGTATAAACCTGAAATGTGGGAGCCGGTGCATTGTATTAACCTGATTGGCTACATGTCGTGGGATTTATCCATGGGCTGGGGAACCGAGTACTTTCTGCACCAGTTGCGTGCCGAGGTTTCTGATGAGAAGATTGCTGAGCTGATTCCCGATCTGAAAAACCATAAAACAGCTATTTATCCCGAATTTGGGGAAATTGAAATTGAAGCATCGAAGACGCTGTTATCCGCTACCGAAAATTTAACGGAACTGGGTGCCGAGATTTTTAACGGAAGTAACAACTGGGCGGTTGCAGGCAAAAAAAGCCAAACCGGAATGCCGCTTTTGGCCAACGACATGCATCTGGGTTTGTTTGCTCCGGGAATCTGGTACCAGATGCACCAGATTGTTGAGGGGAAAATGAGTGTAACAGGCCTTGTAGTGCCCGGTCAGCCTTTTGTGATTTGCGGACACAACGACAGCATTGCCTGGGGAATGACCAACGTAATGGTGGACGACCTCGATTTTTATGCGGAGAAATTAAACGAAGATTCAACAAAATACTGGTTCGATGGTGCCTGGCATGATTTACGGATTAAAAAGGAAATCATTAAAACGAAGGAAGGAGAGGAGTTTGAAGAGGAACTGAAGTTCACGCACCGTGGGCCGATAGTGAATCGGATGAAGAAAGAAAAAGAAACGCCCTTGTCAATTCGTTGGCTGGGCAATGAAATGAGTAACGAGATACGCACTGTTTTCCTGTTGAACCGCGCCAATAACTGGAGCGACTTTCGCGATGCAATGAGTACTTTTATATCGGTGAGCCAGAATGTGGTTTACGCCGATGCGAAAGGAAATATCGGGTTGCAATGCAGCGCCGGAGTACCCATTCGCGAAGGTTCGGGGATTCAGATCTATCCGGGCGACAGCAGTAAATACGACTGGCAGGGTATGGTGCCGTTTGAAGAACTGCCTTACGAGTTTAATCCGGGAAGAGGCTATGTATCGTCGGCCAACAATAAAACCGTACCCGATGATTATCCCTATTACATTAGTCACTGGTTTTCAATGCCAGGCCGCATCAACAGGATAAGGGAAATGCTGGAAGCAAAAGAAAAGTTGGGTATCGAGGACTTTAAGGCCATGCAAAGCGACTGGAAATCGAAAACGGCAGAGCAGGTGACACCGGTTTTTGTTGAGTCGTTACAAAAGCAACCGGATTTAAATGAAACGGAACAAGCGGCTTTCAACAAATTAAAAAGCTGGGATTATAATCTTACACGCGAAAGTCAGGCAGCCTCCATTTTCGAAGTACTTTACCGGAAATCGATGGAGAACCTGGTTAAAGATGAGCTATCGCCTGAATTATTCGAGGGAATGTTAGGGCAGAAAATGTTGCTTGAAAACCTGATGATAAACTTGTTGGCTGAAGGAGAATCGCAATGGACTGATAATGTTATGACTGATAAAACAGAAACTTTTGATGATATTATTGCACAATCATTCAAAGAAACCGTTGCTGATCTTACCAACAAATTTGGGACTGAAGTGGAACAGTGGACGTGGGGCAGCATTCATACATTTACTTTAAAGCATCCGCTTGGCGTTGTTTCGTTTTTGGATAAAGCTCTAAAACTTAACCGTGGGCCTTTTGAGGTCCCCGGAAGTTTTCATACCGTATGCCCGTATTCGTATTCGTACAAAAATTTGTATAAAACCTTACACGGTGCATCGCACCGACACATTTTTAGTACAGCAAACTGGGACGATTCAAAAACCGTTATCCCAACCGGAACTAGTGGTATTCCGGCCAGCGATTTTTATCTCGATCAAACAGAGAAGTATCTCGATAACGACTATCATCCGGATCTGTTTACCAAACAAAATGTGGAAAGTAAGGCCCGGTTTGAAATGCAATTGAATCCCGAGTAG
- a CDS encoding thioredoxin fold domain-containing protein, protein MKKTANPHANSLNSPTIKKTKSHPFWRWFWLTFLLVSLAYAWYSFYVPSNDVVWADNAVSARKLANDSDKNMLLFFTGEWCVPCRIMKREVFADKEVMKAINSQLIPVMINVDDPKAEELVNQYKIGGTPITIFTDSQGKVLDYAVGKIGKSKFLEMLENLGTADSPQPEG, encoded by the coding sequence ATGAAAAAAACAGCTAATCCACACGCGAATTCATTGAACTCCCCAACGATTAAGAAAACAAAGTCTCATCCGTTTTGGCGGTGGTTTTGGCTCACTTTCCTTTTGGTTTCTCTTGCTTATGCCTGGTATTCATTTTATGTACCTTCCAATGATGTGGTGTGGGCCGACAATGCGGTATCGGCTCGGAAACTTGCCAACGATTCCGATAAAAATATGCTTTTGTTTTTCACCGGGGAGTGGTGCGTGCCATGTCGAATTATGAAGCGTGAAGTTTTTGCGGATAAGGAAGTCATGAAAGCCATCAATTCGCAGCTAATACCGGTAATGATTAATGTTGATGATCCCAAGGCGGAAGAGCTCGTAAACCAATATAAAATTGGTGGTACCCCAATAACAATTTTTACTGATTCCCAGGGAAAAGTACTTGATTACGCTGTTGGAAAGATTGGGAAATCGAAATTCCTCGAAATGCTTGAAAATCTGGGAACCGCGGATTCGCCTCAGCCTGAAGGCTGA
- a CDS encoding TolC family protein, with protein MLRLTKFSLVFLLFVAGNVYGQDELLTIQQAVEQAIGNNAGLNQMRSRLVQKENEWRTNTGISAPEISYFKEGISDDPTAPFAEKRFAITQEVDFPLTSVYRVKALKQEAEAQQNVIVAKEKEISSQVKSKYIEVVYALYLQRSRENQLNLAQDLYNAVYTKFETGLGNGIDLANAEIQLDEARNDLDQSEWILHQARYGLFNVMGLPIEQQKYSIQFADTLYATDIDISQIQALAVQEEQPAYRASMNMLNASDYFLKEAKSNILPDVRFSLYKQDYGTGYDFNGFEVGLSIPIWYPFDQKGKIQMATARKEELLWSQKEIQLNMKKEIEYAWHNYSVSRSIVNRYHDSMQERSSKLQSMSLRAYQLGEIDLLELLNAQQIYLKSEQRYLTALRDYYMQLAALEQYLNQELIY; from the coding sequence ATGTTAAGACTAACAAAATTCAGTTTGGTTTTCCTGTTATTTGTGGCTGGCAACGTTTACGGACAAGACGAGTTGTTAACCATTCAGCAGGCTGTAGAACAAGCTATTGGTAACAACGCCGGGCTCAATCAAATGCGCTCACGTCTGGTTCAAAAAGAAAACGAGTGGCGAACCAATACCGGTATTTCGGCTCCCGAAATCAGTTATTTTAAAGAAGGTATCAGCGATGATCCAACGGCACCGTTTGCCGAAAAACGTTTTGCTATAACACAGGAAGTGGATTTCCCGTTAACGTCGGTTTATCGGGTAAAAGCGTTAAAGCAGGAGGCTGAAGCGCAACAAAATGTTATTGTGGCAAAAGAAAAAGAGATCAGTTCGCAGGTAAAAAGTAAATACATTGAAGTGGTGTATGCCCTTTATCTGCAGCGCTCGCGCGAAAATCAATTAAATCTTGCACAAGACCTGTATAATGCAGTATACACCAAGTTTGAAACAGGATTAGGAAACGGCATCGATTTGGCCAATGCCGAAATTCAGTTGGATGAGGCTCGAAATGATCTTGATCAGAGTGAGTGGATTTTACACCAGGCGCGTTACGGACTTTTTAATGTTATGGGATTGCCCATTGAACAGCAGAAGTACAGTATCCAGTTTGCCGATACCTTGTATGCAACCGATATCGATATTTCGCAAATTCAGGCGCTTGCCGTTCAGGAAGAACAGCCCGCTTACCGTGCTTCGATGAATATGTTGAATGCCTCTGATTATTTTTTGAAAGAAGCAAAAAGTAACATATTGCCCGATGTTCGATTTAGTTTATACAAACAGGATTATGGAACCGGATACGATTTTAACGGATTCGAAGTTGGTTTAAGCATTCCAATTTGGTATCCGTTCGATCAAAAAGGAAAAATACAAATGGCCACCGCCCGAAAGGAGGAGCTGCTTTGGAGCCAAAAGGAAATTCAGTTAAACATGAAAAAGGAAATTGAATATGCCTGGCACAATTATTCGGTGAGCCGGTCGATTGTGAATCGTTATCATGATTCGATGCAAGAGCGTTCATCGAAATTACAGAGTATGTCTTTAAGAGCCTACCAACTGGGCGAAATTGACCTCCTTGAATTGTTGAATGCACAACAGATATACTTAAAAAGTGAGCAGCGTTATTTAACTGCCCTGCGCGATTATTATATGCAACTGGCCGCCCTGGAGCAGTACCTTAATCAGGAATTAATCTATTAG
- a CDS encoding efflux RND transporter periplasmic adaptor subunit — protein sequence MKSKFIHLGIVMILFSFAACNSGNEPKEEKAVIETDVPPSLKDGTEKVVTIKLSDKERDELSIKTEVIKSEFVDHQILAPGVVFPSPGHSSIISTPINGQVTAIKVYEGSWVNKGQELFRIQSLEYGNLISEYLQAYAQESFQKSRLARLEQLVEERISSTSELEQATAEYKRASASLKSAYAKLRAVGVPDSEIAQLSNSGNFEPTLKIVAPINGVIEKNFVELGQSVNALENLSRVLDTRQVLIRGYVSPGDAVLVEPGNLVDISKREQEDITIKGKITSINPGLDENSRSVVVNIIIPSEDGWPKPGENLRLAITSESQKETVAIQLQALTYDGDQAIVFVKKDANTFERRPIEIDQIKGDLVFVTSGLNAGEEIAVTKVFSLKALSRFDIISEE from the coding sequence ATGAAATCCAAATTTATTCACCTCGGAATTGTAATGATCCTTTTCTCATTTGCAGCCTGCAATTCAGGAAATGAGCCGAAAGAAGAAAAAGCAGTGATTGAAACTGATGTTCCGCCATCGTTAAAGGATGGCACGGAAAAAGTGGTTACGATCAAGTTGTCGGATAAAGAACGCGACGAACTTTCGATAAAAACGGAAGTCATAAAAAGCGAATTTGTCGATCACCAGATTTTGGCACCGGGAGTTGTTTTTCCATCGCCTGGCCATTCCAGTATTATCAGTACGCCAATTAACGGACAGGTAACTGCCATTAAAGTTTACGAAGGCAGTTGGGTGAATAAAGGGCAGGAATTGTTTCGTATTCAAAGTCTGGAATATGGGAACCTGATTTCGGAATATTTGCAGGCTTATGCACAGGAATCGTTTCAGAAAAGCCGACTGGCTCGTCTGGAGCAATTGGTAGAAGAACGAATTAGTTCCACCAGTGAACTGGAGCAGGCAACAGCAGAATATAAACGGGCTTCGGCGTCGTTAAAATCGGCCTACGCCAAGTTACGGGCCGTTGGTGTTCCTGATTCGGAGATTGCACAACTTTCAAACTCAGGAAATTTTGAACCGACACTAAAAATAGTAGCGCCAATAAATGGTGTAATTGAGAAGAATTTTGTGGAGCTGGGGCAATCGGTAAATGCATTGGAAAACCTTTCGAGGGTGCTCGATACCCGACAGGTTTTGATACGCGGTTATGTTTCTCCCGGAGATGCTGTGTTGGTAGAACCCGGCAATTTGGTTGATATTTCAAAACGCGAGCAGGAAGACATAACGATTAAAGGGAAGATAACTTCCATTAATCCCGGATTGGATGAAAATAGCCGCTCGGTAGTGGTAAATATTATCATTCCGTCGGAAGATGGCTGGCCAAAACCGGGTGAGAATCTGAGGCTGGCAATAACTTCCGAATCGCAAAAGGAAACAGTAGCTATTCAGTTGCAGGCGCTTACCTACGATGGCGACCAGGCAATTGTTTTTGTGAAAAAAGATGCCAATACCTTTGAACGCCGTCCTATTGAGATTGATCAGATTAAAGGCGACCTTGTTTTTGTGACCTCGGGGCTCAATGCCGGTGAAGAGATTGCCGTTACAAAAGTTTTTAGTTTAAAAGCACTTTCGCGTTTCGATATTATTTCTGAAGAATAA
- a CDS encoding YcxB family protein, translating to MINLEFQLEREDHVTFQLYIASKSERIKKKRRTTKYRVPIVYLVLASIIFFVGELGLSIVFILVGILWYLFYPKYELKRYEKHYRSYVEENFKTELDPKVIIEFTETVINTTDEKGNSSIKIETIKEIDEIEKYFFIRLNPGLGLIIPKSKITDLGEFELWLNEITKRYGIKRNVDFAWRWK from the coding sequence ATGATAAATCTTGAGTTTCAACTTGAAAGAGAAGACCATGTAACTTTTCAACTTTATATAGCTTCTAAGTCCGAACGAATAAAAAAGAAAAGGAGAACTACAAAATATAGAGTACCAATAGTATACTTGGTACTTGCGTCAATAATATTCTTTGTTGGAGAGCTTGGACTAAGTATCGTTTTCATTCTAGTAGGAATTCTGTGGTATTTATTTTATCCGAAATACGAATTGAAAAGATATGAAAAACACTATCGTTCGTACGTTGAGGAAAATTTCAAGACAGAATTAGACCCAAAAGTAATTATCGAATTTACCGAGACAGTTATAAATACAACTGATGAAAAAGGAAACTCATCAATTAAAATTGAAACAATTAAGGAGATTGACGAAATTGAAAAATACTTCTTTATTCGACTTAATCCAGGTCTTGGTTTAATAATACCAAAGTCGAAAATCACAGACTTGGGTGAATTTGAGCTTTGGTTAAATGAAATAACTAAAAGGTATGGAATTAAGCGAAATGTTGACTTCGCATGGAGATGGAAATAA